From Deltaproteobacteria bacterium, one genomic window encodes:
- a CDS encoding SDR family oxidoreductase produces MLLAGRVGIVSGIGPGLGRAIALALAREGTDVVLAARTAPALEDVAAEVRAAGRRALAVPTDVTRPEQCRQLAEAAHGAFGRIDVLVNNAFRSGPYEPVEQASLEDWRKVFDVNLFGTLALCQAVIPFMKARGGSIVMINSMSMRVIEPRFGGYAASKGALLTAAQTMAKELGASGIRVNSVVPGYIWGPALERYFADLARQRGTTPEAVYAEVASRTALGRIPTSEDVAAAVVFFASDLSRAVTGQALDVNAGHYFH; encoded by the coding sequence ATGCTGCTCGCGGGCCGCGTCGGAATCGTGTCGGGCATCGGGCCGGGCCTCGGCCGGGCCATCGCACTGGCCCTCGCACGGGAAGGCACCGACGTCGTCCTCGCGGCGCGGACCGCGCCGGCGCTCGAGGACGTCGCGGCGGAGGTGCGAGCCGCCGGGCGGCGCGCACTCGCCGTTCCGACCGACGTGACCCGGCCCGAGCAGTGCCGGCAGCTCGCCGAGGCGGCGCATGGCGCGTTCGGGCGGATCGACGTGCTCGTGAACAACGCCTTCCGGAGCGGCCCGTACGAGCCCGTCGAGCAGGCGAGCCTGGAGGACTGGCGGAAGGTGTTCGACGTGAACCTCTTCGGCACGCTCGCGCTCTGCCAAGCCGTCATCCCCTTCATGAAGGCGCGGGGCGGCTCGATCGTCATGATCAACTCGATGTCGATGCGCGTCATCGAGCCGCGCTTCGGCGGCTACGCCGCGTCCAAGGGAGCATTGCTGACAGCGGCGCAGACGATGGCGAAGGAGCTGGGAGCGTCCGGCATCCGCGTCAACTCGGTCGTGCCCGGCTACATCTGGGGGCCCGCGCTCGAGCGCTACTTCGCCGACCTCGCCCGGCAACGCGGCACGACGCCCGAGGCGGTGTACGCCGAGGTCGCCTCGCGCACGGCGCTCGGTCGCATCCCGACGTCGGAGGACGTGGCGGCCGCGGTTGTGTTCTTCGCCTCCGACCTGTCGCGCGCGGTTACTGGCCAGGCGCTCGACGTGAACGCCGGCCACTACTTTCACTGA
- a CDS encoding type II toxin-antitoxin system VapC family toxin — translation MSAARARKYVLDTNLFIQAFRAPAANAELQRFHLLFAPFEFLSAVVAQELLAGTRTRADRRKLQRHVLDVFARRGRIVAPSARAWEQSGIVLAELVRREGLVLRRVPKAFGNDVLLAVSCREAGLVLVTDNGRDFDRIARITNLEFIGPWPAPTHG, via the coding sequence GTGAGCGCCGCCCGGGCGCGGAAGTACGTCCTCGATACCAACCTCTTCATCCAGGCTTTCCGCGCACCCGCCGCCAACGCCGAGCTCCAGAGGTTCCACCTCTTGTTTGCTCCATTCGAGTTCCTGAGCGCCGTTGTAGCGCAGGAGCTTCTCGCGGGTACGCGTACGCGGGCCGATCGCCGGAAGCTCCAGCGCCACGTGCTCGACGTGTTCGCGCGTCGAGGGCGCATTGTTGCCCCCTCGGCTCGCGCGTGGGAGCAATCAGGGATCGTTCTGGCTGAGCTTGTGCGACGTGAAGGGCTGGTGCTGCGCCGCGTTCCGAAGGCGTTTGGAAACGACGTCCTCTTGGCGGTGTCGTGCCGTGAAGCAGGGCTGGTCCTCGTGACGGACAACGGTCGAGATTTCGATCGAATCGCACGGATTACGAACCTCGAGTTCATCGGACCGTGGCCGGCGCCGACCCATGGGTAG
- a CDS encoding nitroreductase family protein: MDVFEALETTRAIRRFSDTPVSDEEIMTCIRAATQAPSGGNIQPWQFLVVRDAETKRAIGDVYRRAYGRYEPALLRVRPPARSAEEEASFQRMVRASRHLAEHLADAPALVLVLMPNISMTLHDDQGPLDVGTPFASVYPAVQNLMLAARGLGIGTTLTTVYRIYQDEVRAICGIPERYEVVALVPMGRPRVPFRVGRRRPVEQVTHWERFGSKSAPARRERS; this comes from the coding sequence ATGGACGTCTTCGAGGCGCTCGAGACCACGCGCGCGATCCGTCGCTTCAGCGATACACCGGTGAGCGACGAGGAGATCATGACGTGCATCCGCGCGGCGACGCAGGCGCCGAGCGGGGGAAACATCCAGCCCTGGCAGTTCCTGGTGGTGCGCGACGCCGAGACGAAGCGGGCGATCGGCGACGTCTACCGGCGGGCCTACGGCCGCTACGAGCCGGCCCTCCTGCGGGTGCGCCCGCCCGCGCGATCCGCCGAGGAGGAGGCGAGCTTCCAGCGCATGGTCCGCGCCTCGCGCCACCTGGCGGAGCACCTCGCCGACGCGCCGGCGCTCGTCCTCGTGCTCATGCCGAACATCTCGATGACGCTCCACGACGACCAGGGCCCGCTCGACGTGGGCACGCCGTTCGCGTCGGTCTACCCGGCGGTCCAGAACCTGATGCTCGCCGCGCGCGGTCTCGGGATCGGGACGACGCTCACCACGGTCTATCGCATCTACCAGGACGAGGTCCGGGCGATCTGCGGCATCCCCGAACGTTACGAGGTCGTCGCCCTCGTGCCGATGGGGCGGCCGCGCGTGCCGTTTCGGGTCGGCCGGCGCCGGCCGGTGGAGCAGGTGACGCACTGGGAGCGGTTTGGGAGCAAGTCGGCGCCCGCGCGGCGGGAGCGGAGTTAG
- a CDS encoding enoyl-CoA hydratase/isomerase family protein, which yields MTADDFATLRLERVGQVLRVTIDHPSSPLNAVDDRLHRDLTALFAGLKRENEARAVLLTGRGRAFSAGGDFAWFPALQEPGRLEALRRDAKQLIWDLLDVEIPIVAAVNGHAMGLGASIALLCDVILMADTATIGDPHVKVGIVAGDGGAAIWPLAVGPARAKEYLLTGDTLSAVEAERIGLVNRVVPAAELDAAAMAFAARLAAGAPLAVRYTKLAVNKLVKDALNVAFDASTALELLTFRSEDHQEALAALREKRPPVFKGR from the coding sequence ATGACCGCCGACGACTTCGCGACGCTCCGCCTCGAGCGCGTGGGCCAGGTCCTGCGCGTGACGATCGATCACCCGTCGAGCCCGCTCAACGCCGTCGACGACCGGCTGCACCGGGACCTGACCGCGCTCTTTGCCGGGCTGAAGCGCGAGAACGAGGCGCGCGCCGTCCTCCTCACCGGGCGCGGGCGGGCGTTCTCGGCCGGCGGCGACTTCGCGTGGTTCCCCGCCCTCCAGGAGCCGGGCCGGCTCGAAGCGCTCCGGCGGGACGCGAAGCAGCTCATCTGGGACCTGCTCGACGTGGAGATCCCGATCGTGGCGGCGGTGAACGGCCATGCGATGGGCCTCGGGGCCTCGATCGCGCTCCTCTGCGACGTCATCCTCATGGCCGACACGGCGACCATCGGCGACCCGCACGTCAAGGTGGGGATCGTCGCGGGCGACGGCGGCGCCGCGATCTGGCCGCTCGCCGTCGGCCCGGCGCGCGCCAAGGAGTACCTGTTGACGGGCGACACGCTCTCGGCCGTCGAGGCGGAGCGCATCGGGCTCGTCAACCGGGTGGTCCCGGCCGCCGAGCTCGATGCCGCGGCCATGGCGTTCGCCGCGCGCCTCGCCGCCGGCGCGCCGCTCGCCGTGCGCTACACGAAGCTCGCGGTGAACAAGCTCGTGAAGGACGCGCTCAACGTCGCCTTCGACGCGTCGACGGCGCTCGAGCTCCTCACCTTCCGGAGCGAGGATCACCAGGAGGCGCTGGCGGCGCTGCGCGAGAAGCGTCCGCCCGTCTTCAAGGGACGGTGA
- a CDS encoding hydroxylase, which yields MGYVRARPMSSPLDAARALGPEIRAAAGRIEHDRRLPLDLVRALTDAGVFRMCVPRSCAGGEADPATMIRVLDTIAEADGSAGWSAMIGATSGVAAAYLPIDAAREIYGERQDVVTGGVFAPSGRANAVDGGYRVTGRWPFASGCEHCAWLMGGSVVVENGAPRLLPSGMPDSRLMLFPAAEARIIDTWTVSGLRGTGSHDIAVDDVFVPASRSLSLITDRPRERGPLYAFPVFGLLALGIAGVALGIARRAIDELARVAAGKTPTGSRRVLAERSVVQAQVAEAEAGLGSARAFVFETVESAWQAAKAEGVLDVRRRALLRLSATHATLAAARTVDLMYHAGGGTAVYASSPLQRQFRDIHVVTQHMMVAPATLELVGRILLGLEADTSML from the coding sequence ATGGGCTATGTCCGGGCCCGGCCCATGTCGAGCCCTCTCGACGCTGCGCGCGCCCTCGGCCCGGAGATCCGCGCCGCGGCCGGCCGCATCGAGCACGACCGCCGCCTGCCCCTCGATCTCGTCCGCGCCTTGACGGACGCGGGCGTCTTCCGGATGTGTGTCCCGCGGAGCTGCGCTGGCGGCGAGGCGGACCCCGCGACCATGATTCGCGTGCTCGATACGATCGCGGAGGCGGACGGCTCGGCCGGCTGGTCGGCGATGATCGGCGCGACGAGCGGCGTGGCCGCCGCCTACCTGCCCATCGACGCCGCACGGGAGATCTATGGCGAGCGCCAGGACGTGGTGACGGGCGGCGTCTTCGCCCCCTCCGGCCGGGCGAATGCGGTCGACGGCGGGTACCGTGTCACCGGCCGCTGGCCGTTCGCCAGCGGCTGCGAGCACTGTGCCTGGCTGATGGGCGGCAGCGTCGTCGTGGAGAACGGCGCCCCCCGCCTGCTGCCGAGCGGCATGCCCGACTCGCGGCTCATGCTGTTCCCGGCGGCCGAGGCCCGCATCATCGACACCTGGACGGTCTCCGGCCTCCGGGGCACGGGAAGCCACGACATCGCCGTCGACGACGTCTTCGTGCCCGCGTCCCGGTCGCTCTCGCTGATCACGGACCGGCCCCGCGAGCGAGGCCCGCTCTACGCGTTCCCCGTCTTCGGCCTGCTGGCGCTCGGCATCGCCGGCGTCGCCCTCGGCATCGCCCGGCGGGCGATCGACGAGCTCGCCCGGGTTGCGGCCGGGAAGACGCCGACCGGAAGCCGCCGGGTGCTGGCGGAGCGGTCCGTCGTACAGGCGCAGGTGGCCGAGGCCGAGGCGGGCCTCGGGTCGGCGCGCGCGTTCGTGTTCGAGACCGTGGAGAGCGCGTGGCAGGCGGCGAAGGCGGAAGGCGTGCTCGACGTCCGGCGGCGCGCGCTCCTCCGGCTGTCGGCGACCCACGCGACCCTCGCCGCCGCCCGAACCGTCGACCTCATGTATCACGCGGGCGGCGGCACGGCCGTCTACGCGAGCAGCCCGCTCCAGCGGCAGTTCCGCGACATCCACGTGGTGACGCAGCACATGATGGTGGCCCCCGCGACGCTCGAGCTGGTGGGCCGGATCCTCCTCGGCCTCGAGGCCGACACCTCGATGCTATGA